DNA from Misgurnus anguillicaudatus chromosome 13, ASM2758022v2, whole genome shotgun sequence:
GTAAGGTCACGTCtaagattgaaattaatgtgaAACCAAACTTCAATGTTCCTAAATGCATAattagactttagcctggatttcagacagggtcacatatgtgtgtgcatgtaaaaTATAGTAATGTGAAAGTTGCATCTTATTCTCTTGATATTTTCTCTTATTATGaattattgtatttttagtGTAAGATATCCTTAAATACTTTGTTTCACAATTGAATAGAATTACAGGTAAGAGTCAAAAGCCACACAAGGTGGTGTGGATGTATATGGACAGCATATATCAGCGGGCTAAAGATCACATGAAGTCTTACAGGTGAAAGTGTCATCTGTCATTCTCATCAGCTGTGATTGTTTGTCCATATTCAAACTGACTATAAATAgttaataaatgaatatatcaaATGAGAGATGAGATGACATAAGGTCAGGTTTAAGCAGATTACTACTCCAACAATTTTTCAGCCTTTTAATAATCCCTTAAGCTTTCTTCATCTTCTGCAGAGAGTGGTGGTTGGtctcatttttgttttaacttcTTATATAAACtcaagaaaaataatgaaaGTGCTTGGAGAGAAGAGTTATTGGGCAAAATCTGTGTAGCAATAGCATCTAAAACCTTACTTAGGTTAAATTCATTACGTAAAACATAAATCTATACTACTTAATCTGAAAACATGAGTGTATGATGTCATAGTTTATGCAATAAATCTTAAATCAGGATTTATGTGTGAAAAAATTTATGTAATGGGCATGATCAGTTATGGTTGATACATATTACAATGCTGTCTTGAAGATAAACTTTTTTGTAATTCGACATATGGTGTACTTTTGGGTGCAGAAGAGCAGTTTGTGTCTAGGCACATCCCAAAAGCCCCAACATTTTCAAACTCACAACTAATTTTAAAATAGACATGACAcgcaacaaaaaatatattagtcATTGTTTCCAGACACAACCGTTTATCTGGTAAATAATAACATTTGTCAAATGTCCTGAGGTTGTATTTTCTACAAAACTTTAGTTGATTATAATCGTGTTCATCATGTACAAAAGGCGAATTCAGAGTCATTTATGAAATCAAAGTTATATAAATCTTCCCTTAATTatagatttaaacatttaaacaagaGTTTCATTTTCGACAGATACACAAACCCTTCAAGAAATTGCATGAGCCAATGAGATGACACCCTCTACTGGCCGGTTGTAGAACCACAAGTTAAATGGTGCCAGAGATCACGCTATAGAAACAACTTTGGCAGTGATTCACCTCATTGGGAAAAAATCTGTAACAAGATGTTTATATATATAGCTATAGCATcataaataactatgtacatatACAAAGATTTCACACATTCCCATCCGTTTGTCAATACTGAACACAATATCACAATGTTTGATACAACCTTGTTTTAATAGAACATCTGTACAACcaagaatgtaaaaaaaagaacagCTAAAATGAAGAATGACACAACTTTttcctctttaaaaaaatatcgtCTGCATTTTGCTTCTTGTTCACAAATCGTTTCGAAAATCCCAACAAAAATGAAACATTGAAAGGCAATTACATTTCTTGGCAATATAAATATAGTGGTATGAACAAGGTTTCTCAAACATTTAGTTTAGGAAGAGCATTACTGAAAACAGTGAATCTCTGGCCACTGTCCGGGTCACAAACCGTATTTATACAAAAccagatttcttttttttatttcagatcaTGACATTTCAATTTGATGTGCTCTTACAGTTAAATATGTACATTCCTAATGCCAGTAGTCTTTACGGGAGCACACCACGTCCCAAATGGCATTTAGTTGTAAGTGTAGTCCGAATAGTAGTCTGAGCGTCCACCCCCTCCCCTCCCGGGTGGATAGCCCCAGTTACACGGCCCTCCTCTGATTTGGCCTCGGCCTGGTCTAGATCTCATGGGCATGGGCGGTACTCCTCTACCCCTGAAGCCTCCACGCATCATATCACTAGGTCCGGAAAAGCCCCCTCTGGGGCCGTACGTGCTGTTGCCACGTGCGTTCATGCCAGCCGGCCCACCTCGACACAAAGGCCCCGGGTTAGATCCGGGGATGGGCAGGAGTCCTCTGCTAGAAGTGCCGCCCCTGGAGGTTGGGGGATGACTGCCTCCGCGACCCTCTAAGGGAGAGTTCTTTGGAGTACTGTTTCCCTTGCTGCTCGGTGCCGAACTTCCCGCCGCACCGCCTTTCTCTTTACTTTCTTTCTGCTGTACAAGGCCTACTGCAGATGTGGCTGGAGCAGGTGTGCTGTCATCTTCTTGAGTATTAGAGGTTCCAATCTCGCTTGATCCCACCCATGATCCATCCTTAGTCCCTGTGGACTCGGTTTGGGTGGCAGGGATAGTGCTGAGCCCTCCTCCACTTTGTCCGGTTGCAAAACTGGGCTGGGACCCTGGTGTCACCCCCCAGTTAAAAAGCGGAGGAACAGGAGGAATAGGAGTAAGGGATGGAAAGAGAGGAGCTGTATCTGGGAAGGAGGGGAAAGTAGTTGGAAAAGAGGAGGAGGATGAAGTTGTAGATGATGATGCACTGATCTTTGCATCCTTAGATCCAGCAAATCCTGGCTCACTGGCACTGCCTGCTGTTGGTGTCTCAGGGGCCACGCAGTCCGAAACCGGCAGGGATGGTGTGGGGAGCTGAAGAGAGGAGGGTGATTCTGAAACAAGAGGCACCTCCACTGTGCTAACAGGGGGCGGAGGGAAGGAGGCGGGGTGGGATGGGTGAATGGTGAGTGGCTGGGTGATGGGCATGGTGGAGGTGTTTGCAGGAGCAGGCTGAAGAGTGGCACTTTGACCATACTCTGATGACTTTGAGCCCGCCCTGACTGGGGATGAATACGCAGAGGTCATGTGGTATGCAGGAGACCCCGAGTAAGGGCTCCACTGTGCCGAGTTGGGGCACAGGTAGCTCTGGTGAGGGTTCACCCCAAAACTGGCCAGAGGGTCCTCCACATCAGGCCTAGGATTGGCCTCCTGATTGGTGGCTTTATACTGAGCGATAGCAGATTTGATAGCTGCATAATCGATCGAGTAAGAGCTCTGGGCTGGATAGGTGACGGGAGGTTGTGGAACTATAAGGGGATTCATAACGGGGTCCAAGGGGGGCTGATCAGGGAGAGGAGGGCGGAAGCCATCGGACTGAGGAAGAGGGGGCAGAGGTACCATCTGCTCCCGAAGTTCATTTTCAGTCTGAATGGAAGTCTCTGTGATATCCATGTCATCTTCGGAGTCTATGGACATGTCCTCTTCATCTACGACCGCATCGGGCTCCGCTGAGCAAAAGAGAGAGAAGACTAGTTTATAGTTTGTAATCACAACTGTACAATGTGGTTTCTAGATGAAGGAGATTAAGATATTTAGACTTACCTGGAGTAGGCAGGACAATCTCCGCTTCTTCTGGAATGCTGAGCAAACCCTGGAAGTTGTTCATGATGCCATTCATGTTCGCAACAATGATTCCACTACCGGAAAACTGTGAGAATGTCTTATCATGCTTTTCTGTAGTGAAACACATGAACAAGGGATGAGTTTTACATCAAGAAACAATATAAATGCCATTAATTAAAGAAGTCTTTACATCCCATCCGTTGTGTCTACCTGTAAGAAAGATGATGtgtctgtgctgtgtgtgtTGAGCTTGCAACTTCACCAAACACTCCAAATCGGGAGCGTGCCTAGATGGAGTGTCACATTCATGGTAGGGCAGGAACTCGACCAAGTGTTTCTTCTGGTAAACCGTCAACAGGTTTAACAGGTCAAGGGCCTCTGTGTTTAACCTGTGAGTGGACAGAAGTAAAGTGAAAGGATTTACTTTTTACTATATAGGTCTGCCAGGATTGGCTAAATAGTCCAGAACCTTGGTGTCTAACCTGCTAAGCTCTTTAAGCTTCTTCTGCGTTTTACAGTGCACTTTCCACTTCCAGGGTGAGCCTTGACCCTCCAGAAACTGCAGAAATGCTTGTAGCCTCTctgaaaacacaacataaatgtGAGTCTTCAAAGAACATATTCATTTGTGCTGCAATTACTGCTATTAAGTGATTTAAGGGGATGTTGTCATTATTCACCTAGTGTCATATTGTCAGGGTTTAGAATGAACTCATCCGACACAACGACACCGCCTGACACAAAAAGCTCATTGTAAGTACGATTTTTCACATCGTCCAGGCTGTCGACTCCAGCAAAATAAACTGTAGGCAACTTCTTCAGAGAAACCAGTGCGGGGATCTAAATCGGACACAGAGGGGAAAATTCTTACACTGGATGTTTCCAAACTTGCTCATGCAATTGAAGAATATCATTTGGAAATGCTGCTCTATTGATTTGTAAGATTGTGTACCTTATGTACATGAGCAGCAATGTCCTCATTTTGAATGATGATCATAAACTTCTGTTGACTTTTCATCTGCAGGTAAGTCTGCGGGTTGCAATCGATGTTGCCAAGACTTTGTAAATATTcctgaaaaaaaacataaggaATTAGTTTAAAGGTCAGCCTATAAATTTGGACAGAAGTCCTGCATCCCACGTCTCACCTTGATTTCAGAGCAGAGTTCACTTTCCTCATCTCCTTTCTGAATGAAGAACCTCACTGCATTCTTCTGCATGATCTCCATCAGTGTGCTCAACACATCCGGCTGGATTTGTCCCATAATGTCGCAGCCCACAGCGCTCGAGGTTCCTGCAGGGGTAGCGTCCAATGCCATTTCTGGAATTGCAGGACATGGAAGCTGACTGGCACTTCCTGCCGATGGGGAACATGTAGTAATTTCCAAAACGTTGGTACCCTTAGGGTCAGCTGATTTTCCTATTGAAGGTAAATGGACTTCTTTGACTTTGCCGGAGCGACGTTTGTCTGAAGCCAGAGGTTGCTTAGGGGTAGGTGCGGGAGCTTGCGGCTTGCTCTGGGAAGCCTGAGATTTAGGCACCGGAGATGATGTTTTAGTGTGTTGAGGGGTAGGTGGTGATGGTAAGATGGGTTGAGCAGGAGCCGGCATGGCAGGAGGGGGTGGTGCAGACGGTAAAGGGGTGGGCGCTGGCAATGGGGTGGGCGCTGGCAATGCGGCGGTCACAGGTTCTAAAGATGCACCGGGAGACCGAATCAATCTGTTCATCTTCTCACAAAGACTGCTGACGTAGCCATGCACAGGCAGCGAAGAGACATAATTTGAGATAAAAGGAGAGAAGCCCGAGCTTGACCAATTGGCCTGCTCCTCGCATCGAGGCAAAGGAGGCTGGGGGATGTAATTTATGTGTTGTGCCTCCATCAGTTCCTGGATGCCCGTGCAGAGATTCTGAAACTCACAGTCGAGGATCGTGTCTACTACTCGCCTGGGAGATGGTACTTGCTTCTCTACGCCGCTCAGACAAGCCTCACTGACTCCCTCTGAAGATAAATACAGATACatacattgtgtgaaaatataaccttgatatctttaatattgactgagtcaAGTGTAAGCATGTATGTACCAGTGCTGGACGCTCTCCACAGATGGCGGCTCTGATTCAATGCTTCTGCTGGACGGGACGGCTGCTGCTCCATACTGGAGGGAGGACTGTACACATCCATACTGCTCCTGCTCAACGCCATTTGTTCCTACACACAATAGGCTATAGGTTAACTACATCATCAACATTAGGATGAGAGCTTGGATAAAGATACATCTAGTGACATTGATCACAAAACGATCCAAACCTCTAAGTAATCCTGAACCTGCTCCTCTTCAGAACGTCTGGCTCGCAGGTCAAGGTCAAAGTGGGAGGCCGGTTCAACAGGGTCGAGACTCTGATCCATCGTCATGCTATTTGGTAGCATCATGTGCTGACCACTAGGAGTATTAGAGTTCTGGCCCATCTTGTTGATCATGCTGAGGAAGAGTTTGAGCAACGTATGCGTGTCTCGAACATTGGGGCTCTGAGTCTCACGATCCCGCAGGTCCGTGTCGCACAGGCCCATGTTGTCCATCATCACTGACAGAAAGAGAGAATTGCAGTCAACAAGGAGCTCATAGCTGATCAAGTGCAGTCAGAGAGGTGGGAGAGTATCACATTTATTGACTCCTTTACGTATGTAAAAATATGTGAGAGCTTAACTATTCTCTCAATTTTGAGATTTTCCACAAATTGTGTTTGCGTATAAGTTTTGCTTTATTTTCTCATAGAAAAAACAGGACATgctttgctaaaaacaacatacAAGAAATTGCAGATGCAAAAAGTGTCTTCATGACAGACAAGCCCAGACAGAATCAAACGATTTAATTTCAGTAGTGTAGTGTtcatgtagctcaattggtaaagcattgcattagcggCACAAAGGTCAGGGTTTTGATTCCCAGAAAACACACACTgatcaaatgtatttaaatttatgcttttggcagacgcttttatcctaAATGAGTTACAAGGCATACGTTTTTATCATAATCCtaggttcgaacccatgaccttttgcactgctaatgcaccGAGCTATACCGAAGCACAcgtatagattgaatgcactgtatcTGCCCaatgcttaaatgtaaatttcCCAACAAACTTCATCCATGCACTCACCTCTTCCTGGTTCCCCGTTCTCCAGATCGGTCCTCAGATACTTGCTAACGCCTCCAGGACCATCCCTCTCCAGCCTCCTTTTCAAGCTGGCAGCGTCCCAGTCTTCCTCTCTTTCCTGCCCGCTCCCCACTGTAGTCCGCTTATGTAACTGTATCAGCTTCAGCAATTTCTCCATCTTTTCCTTATCATACTCTCCCTGTGTTCTCTGAGCAGCACCGTTGGACTGGGAAGCCCCATGTGTACTGCTGCTCGGCACTTGTCTATCTGACCCTCCCCAGTCTGACAAGGGGCTGTACTCTTCTCCACCTGCTGGCGGGGACTCAACTACCGGTCTACTGTCCTTTAAACCCTGCTGCAGCACCTCCACAGGAAGCTGGAAATGTGTCGGCCCCTTTATGTAAGAGGATAGCGCCAGGTCCATGTTCTTAGGACGAGGCGCCGGGTGTAGGTTTGTACGGTCATCCAAACTGTGTCGGTACTCCGCCACATGGAAGGGCCGTATAGAGCCTATTGCCTGTTGCTTTATGTAGTCCAACGCCTGACGTCTCAGCCCCGCAGAAAGGTCTTTGGGTGCGTTGGCACGCATTTTGAAGAGACCGTGGTGCAGGGCGGGAACAAAATCATCAAGGTCATGGGTGATTGGGTCCTTAGGCTCTAATGGAACCAGAGGGTCTTCATTTACATCCGAGTTCTTAGGAacttgaaaacaaaacaaaagcagGTAGAAGAGTGAAGTCAGTCATGGATACACACCAAAATACAACTTAGTTGCGTACAAAAGGGTGATACTCACTTAACCTGGAGATGTTCCTTTGCTCTTGGAAGATAAAAAGCGCCTGCAAGCTCCTGTCATTTCTGCCTCGCCTCTCTTAGaagaaacaacaaaataaagtcTTTAATATCCCACGCCATTCCATCTTTATATATAGTCAATGCTATTGATCTTTGTAAGATGATGTAGTGTGTGAACCTACCATTGGTGGTTTGCAAATGCGAGGACGAGAGAAGGAACAGAAATCCTTTGTCTATCAATGGCTTCACCAGAACCTACAAGTGCAAAGCGTTTAATTATAGCGTAACTCTAAAATCTATTAATATCAAGACAGACATCTCCATATCAGCTTACTGACACAGATTTAATCAAGGGTGGGCGATGACCTCACCCCGCTACAAAGGAAAGCTGCAGAAATTAATTCAATCAAAGAGTGCTACTGTGAATGATCTCACCATTCGGTCTCTCTCAAGCCGCTGAAGCAATCCGGACAGACTGTTTTCCTGTTTACTCTTTCCAGCGACTTCATATAGACTGCAGTACATCCCACACTTCAACACTGCAACACAGCACATTTTCAGCGTTTGCATAACTCAAACCGACATGATAGCAGCAAAATAAAACAGATTGATTGGACGGATTGCAGCAGAACACAACAAACCCGGGTGTTTAAATGTGGGATGGCTTTCAAATTTTGCTTTGCCGTGTCCTATATGCTGTGTGATCTAGACACGACAAGCCACAAACAGCCCTAAAGTTTGTGGGCCAAGCTGTTTGTCTCTGAAATAACATTGTTGGTGC
Protein-coding regions in this window:
- the tasorb gene encoding protein TASOR, with protein sequence MACNFSQERKTDKDGANSGGLTLEDCDSKKQLLSASSTATSKQNGDRAGCEDEQMSEQDASDRRRTGLSDLKNCSTSPSTLTKSTEELPRRNFQIPRKIKERKGLLQHLSPDSREFEDVVKVLSTFYLDASSRGTFTYTKASLIHNELLEKEFIEKKRELKQNGRTEAELTESYAFLLPEKNKVHWVCEKGLSVGHSRITILGSPGKGIYLSKYSDLLQMNPFEVGATGDIIIFKVMKGKVKTIFENMPKSTLEPSLKYDCHVYKNASKVTSLLSYRAFEHTQQFLFEFAFDELRSRPRQVLPYAVVSFQYKGKEAVTAAHSRLNSTVYEGPRVRRKYTVWSGSLVNKREEVYQVHIRSTSLPLLPLKLPDKLDINVAMHLDQIKRKIPSVLLSWDTYSGSREVLKCGMYCSLYEVAGKSKQENSLSGLLQRLERDRMVLVKPLIDKGFLFLLSSSHLQTTNERRGRNDRSLQALFIFQEQRNISRLIPKNSDVNEDPLVPLEPKDPITHDLDDFVPALHHGLFKMRANAPKDLSAGLRRQALDYIKQQAIGSIRPFHVAEYRHSLDDRTNLHPAPRPKNMDLALSSYIKGPTHFQLPVEVLQQGLKDSRPVVESPPAGGEEYSPLSDWGGSDRQVPSSSTHGASQSNGAAQRTQGEYDKEKMEKLLKLIQLHKRTTVGSGQEREEDWDAASLKRRLERDGPGGVSKYLRTDLENGEPGRVMMDNMGLCDTDLRDRETQSPNVRDTHTLLKLFLSMINKMGQNSNTPSGQHMMLPNSMTMDQSLDPVEPASHFDLDLRARRSEEEQVQDYLEEQMALSRSSMDVYSPPSSMEQQPSRPAEALNQSRHLWRASSTEGVSEACLSGVEKQVPSPRRVVDTILDCEFQNLCTGIQELMEAQHINYIPQPPLPRCEEQANWSSSGFSPFISNYVSSLPVHGYVSSLCEKMNRLIRSPGASLEPVTAALPAPTPLPAPTPLPSAPPPPAMPAPAQPILPSPPTPQHTKTSSPVPKSQASQSKPQAPAPTPKQPLASDKRRSGKVKEVHLPSIGKSADPKGTNVLEITTCSPSAGSASQLPCPAIPEMALDATPAGTSSAVGCDIMGQIQPDVLSTLMEIMQKNAVRFFIQKGDEESELCSEIKEYLQSLGNIDCNPQTYLQMKSQQKFMIIIQNEDIAAHVHKIPALVSLKKLPTVYFAGVDSLDDVKNRTYNELFVSGGVVVSDEFILNPDNMTLERLQAFLQFLEGQGSPWKWKVHCKTQKKLKELSRLNTEALDLLNLLTVYQKKHLVEFLPYHECDTPSRHAPDLECLVKLQAQHTQHRHIIFLTEKHDKTFSQFSGSGIIVANMNGIMNNFQGLLSIPEEAEIVLPTPAEPDAVVDEEDMSIDSEDDMDITETSIQTENELREQMVPLPPLPQSDGFRPPLPDQPPLDPVMNPLIVPQPPVTYPAQSSYSIDYAAIKSAIAQYKATNQEANPRPDVEDPLASFGVNPHQSYLCPNSAQWSPYSGSPAYHMTSAYSSPVRAGSKSSEYGQSATLQPAPANTSTMPITQPLTIHPSHPASFPPPPVSTVEVPLVSESPSSLQLPTPSLPVSDCVAPETPTAGSASEPGFAGSKDAKISASSSTTSSSSSFPTTFPSFPDTAPLFPSLTPIPPVPPLFNWGVTPGSQPSFATGQSGGGLSTIPATQTESTGTKDGSWVGSSEIGTSNTQEDDSTPAPATSAVGLVQQKESKEKGGAAGSSAPSSKGNSTPKNSPLEGRGGSHPPTSRGGTSSRGLLPIPGSNPGPLCRGGPAGMNARGNSTYGPRGGFSGPSDMMRGGFRGRGVPPMPMRSRPGRGQIRGGPCNWGYPPGRGGGGRSDYYSDYTYN